One window of Methanothermobacter tenebrarum genomic DNA carries:
- a CDS encoding LysE family transporter, with the protein MLEVLLFALTSFMIGLSGAMAPGPLLTVTISDSLRKGSKAGPLLVLGHLVGEVLLVLLILEGFGWLISSSLASAWVGLIGGAVMIFMGLNMMRDTSPKIESDEFKDFGLVSKGLVTSVSNPYFFIWWGTIGAALMLKGMELAGLAGLAAFLIGHWSSDFAWYGIVSFFSARGKLVLKSTYKFIILACGVFLIVVGLYFILTSSITHIVA; encoded by the coding sequence ATGCTAGAGGTGCTTCTTTTCGCTTTAACCTCCTTCATGATCGGACTTTCAGGTGCCATGGCTCCAGGTCCTCTTTTAACTGTTACAATCTCTGATTCTCTCAGGAAGGGGTCTAAGGCGGGTCCATTATTAGTATTAGGCCATCTTGTAGGGGAGGTTTTGCTCGTTCTACTTATCCTGGAGGGTTTTGGTTGGTTGATAAGCTCGTCTTTGGCGTCTGCTTGGGTGGGTTTGATAGGTGGGGCTGTTATGATATTCATGGGTTTGAATATGATGAGGGATACGAGCCCTAAAATAGAGTCTGATGAATTTAAGGATTTTGGCCTGGTATCTAAGGGTCTTGTGACTAGTGTTTCAAATCCGTATTTTTTTATATGGTGGGGTACGATAGGCGCTGCATTGATGCTTAAGGGTATGGAATTGGCTGGATTGGCTGGATTGGCGGCTTTTCTTATTGGGCATTGGTCTTCGGATTTTGCATGGTATGGTATTGTGTCGTTCTTTTCTGCTAGGGGTAAACTGGTATTAAAGAGTACTTACAAGTTTATAATATTGGCTTGTGGCGTTTTCCTTATTGTAGTTGGATTATATTTTATCTTAACTTCTTCGATAACTCACATAGTAGCGTAA